The following are encoded together in the Deinococcus soli (ex Cha et al. 2016) genome:
- a CDS encoding TIGR00282 family metallophosphoesterase, with protein MIRLLFVGDVFAAAGRRVLGTHLPSLRSKSDFIVVNMENAAGGFGLHREGADGALKAGAHCMTLGNHAWHHKDVYVLMQDEGTYPIVRPLNYSDPGTPGVGWRSFDVKTAQGTERLTVVNLLGRVFMEAVDNPFRAMDTLLERDDLGSVFVDFHAEATSEKQGMARYLDGRVAAVIGTHTHVPTADTRILPGGTAFQADAGFTGPFESIIGSDPHGPIERFVTERPHRYGAADGPAELNGVFVQIESNRAVGIERYRYVEGQESGGQLS; from the coding sequence ATGATCAGGTTGCTGTTTGTAGGGGACGTGTTCGCGGCAGCGGGGCGGCGGGTGCTGGGCACGCACCTGCCGTCCCTGCGGTCGAAGTCGGATTTCATCGTGGTGAACATGGAGAACGCGGCGGGGGGCTTCGGCCTGCACCGTGAGGGGGCGGACGGGGCGTTGAAGGCCGGGGCGCACTGCATGACGCTGGGGAATCACGCGTGGCATCACAAGGACGTGTACGTGCTCATGCAGGACGAGGGCACGTACCCGATCGTGCGGCCCCTGAACTACAGCGATCCGGGCACGCCGGGGGTGGGCTGGCGCAGCTTCGACGTGAAGACCGCGCAGGGCACCGAGCGGTTGACGGTCGTGAACCTGCTGGGCCGGGTGTTCATGGAGGCGGTGGACAACCCCTTCCGCGCGATGGACACGCTGCTGGAACGCGACGATCTGGGCAGCGTGTTCGTGGATTTCCACGCCGAGGCGACCAGTGAGAAGCAGGGCATGGCGCGGTACCTGGACGGGCGGGTGGCGGCGGTGATCGGCACGCACACGCACGTCCCGACAGCGGACACGCGGATCCTGCCGGGCGGCACGGCGTTCCAGGCGGACGCGGGGTTCACCGGGCCGTTCGAGTCGATCATCGGCAGTGATCCGCACGGGCCGATCGAGCGCTTCGTGACCGAGCGGCCGCACCGCTACGGCGCGGCGGACGGCCCGGCGGAACTGAACGGCGTCTTTGTCCAGATAGAGAGCAACCGGGCCGTGGGGATTGAACGGTACCGTTACGTGGAAGGGCAGGAGAGCGGTGGTCAGCTCTCTTGA